In Ruegeria sp. YS9, the genomic window CGGATTGGCTGGAACACCTCACCACGCGCCTCACCGCCAATCGACGCCATCGAAATGGGCGTGTAAGGCGGACGGAAGGTGGTGGTGCCAACCTTCGGAATCTCTGAATCCAGTGCGTCTGCAAGGATCGCCAAACCGTTGATGTTGCTCAGCTTACCCTGATCGGTCGCCATACCTAGCGTGGTGTAACGCTTGGTGTGCTCGACGCTTTCATACCCTTCGCGCGCGGCCAGCTGGACGTCTGAAACCTTGACGTCGTTCTGGAAATCCAGCCACGATTTCATGCGCAATTGAACTTCGGCATTTGCCGGCATGAGCCAGACCGCTTCCATCGGCGCCTCGATGGTTGTCTCACCTGCGGGCGCCTTGGTGTTCTTGGGCTTGAAGCCAGCCGCCTTGGCAGCCGCCTTGCCGGCGGCATGGGCGTCTGTCAGTACATCTTGCAACGCCAGAGGACCGTTGGACGCGCCAGCAGCAACAACGAACCCCTTGCCGTCGGCCCCCAGCGGCGGACGCTCGGGATCCGGCCGGAAATGCGCGTTCGCGTCGTCCCAGATCAGCTTGCCTCCGCAATGGGACCACATGTGCACGACCGGAGACCAGCCTCCGGACATGGCGACCGCATCCGCCTCGACCTCTTCACGCGCGCCGCCGACACCTTCCTGATTGCAGATGGCAACCTTTTTGACGCGCTTGCCGCCTTTGACCTTGGCAATGGCCTTGCCCGGGTCGACGCGGATACCCAACTGGCGGGCTTCTTCCGCCAGAGGTCCAGCCGTTGCCCGTGCGTCAACAATACGCAAAACATCCACACCGGCCTGTTTCAGGATGATCGCGGTGCGGTAAGCGTCGTCATTGTTGGTGGCGACGATGACACGATCCCCCGGCGTCACCCCCCAGTTCACGACATAATCGCGCATGGCCGAAGCCAGCATCACACCCGGAACATCGTTGCCAGCAAAGGACAATGGTCTTTCAATTGCACCCGTTGCCGTTACAATTTGCTTGGCACGAATGCGCCACAAGCGATGGCGCGGGCCTTGCACGCCCGGCGTGTGGTCGGTCAGACGTTCGTATCCCAACACATAACCATGGTCATAAACACCCGCTCCCATGCAGCGCTTGCGCATGATGACGTTGTCCATTGTTTCGAGTTCGGAAACCAATTGCTCCACGAACTTATCCACAGGCTCACCATTGACGGTGCCGCCGTCAACCGGAGCGCGACCGCCCCAGTGCGCGGTCTGCTCGATCAGCAGAACCTTGGCACCGGATTGTGCCGCCGCCTTGGCCGCCTGCAAACCAGCCACACCACCGCCGATCACCAGAACATCGGTAAAGGCGTAGAAGTGCTCATAAGTGTCGGCATCCCGGTTGTCCTTGTCGGGCGCCTTACCCAATCCCGCCGACTGCCGGATGAAAGGTTCGTAGACGTGTTTCCAGAAGGGTTTGGGGTGGATGAACGTCTTGTAGTAGAAGCCGGCCGGAAGGAACCGGGCAAAGGCCGTGTTGACCGCGCCGATATCATGTTCAAGGCTTGGCCAATGATTCTGTGAGATTGCGGTCAAGCCGTTGAACACCTCGGTCGTGGTGGCGCGCTGGTTCGGTTCGAACCGGTTGCCCTGTCCCAGACCGACAAGCGCGTTCGGCTCTTCCGCGCCGCTGGCGACAACGCCGCGGGGTCGGTGGTATTTGAACGACCGGCCAACCATCATCTGGTCATTGGCCAGCAGGGCCGAGGCAAGCGTATCCCCCTCATATGCCTGCATCGAGGTTCCGTTGAAGGTGAATGATACCTTTTTCGACCGGTCAATCAGCCGGCCTTGTTTTGCGAGACGGGTGCTCATGTCGCTGACCTTTCGCATGTGGAGGCGTCAAAGCCTCCGGCGGGAGTATTTTTGAAAAGATGAAGCATCAGGAGAACTCTCTCCACGTCCAGCCGGGCCGTTTGGCAGTGATGGCATCCTTGATGTCCTGCGGCGGCTCGGTGACCTGCGCGGAATAGGTGCCGAACACTTCGAGTGTCTGCGTGCAGCGCGCGGCGTGGAACCACTTGCCGCAGCCATTGGCGTGGCGCCAGCGTTCAAAATGAACACCTTTCGGGTTTTCACGCATGAACAGATAGTCGTGGAATTCGTCATCGGACGAGCCCGGGCCGAAACGCTTCAGATGCGCTTCGCCGCCGGCAGCCAGTTCGGTTTCTTCGGCGTCTACGCCGCAATAGGGGCAATTCAGGATTAGCATGTTGTCATCCTTTTGGCGGTCGGTCGGCGCGGGGGCCGACCTGAATTCTGTTTTCTGGCACCTTCGGGAATCCCCCTAGTGCGCCACCCCGGCGGCGACGCTTTCGTCGATGAAGCGGCCTTCTTTGAAGCGGTCCATCGAGAAGGCTTCGGTCAGCGGTGAATGACCCGTCGCCATCAACTGTGCCATCCCCCAGCCTGAACCCGGAATCGCCTTGAAGCCACCGGTACCCCAGCCGCCATTGATAAAGCAGCCCTGTAGCGGTGTTTTCGACAGGATGGGCGAGCGGTCACCTGTCATGTCCACGATCCCACCCCACTGGCGCAGCATCTTCAGACGCGAGATCATCGGGAAGGTTTCGACCAGCGCCCGCACCGTTTCCTCGATATGATGGAACGACCCGCGCTGCGTGAAGTTGTTGAACCCGTCGGTGCCGCCACCGATCACCATTTCGCCCTTGTCGGATTGTGACATATAGCCGTGCACGGTGTTGGCCATCACCACCACATCCATACAGGGTTTGATCGGCTCGGATACCAGCGCCTGCAAGGCAACGGCCTCCAGCGGCAGGCGGAAGCCCGCCATTTCGGCCAACTGACCCGAATGGCCCGCGACGACGATACCCAGCTTGTCACAATCGATGGCACCCTTGGTGGTGTCGACCCCGACGACGCGACCGTTATCCGAGCGTATACCGGTGACTTCGCATTGCTGGATGATGTCCATACCCATCGCCGAACAGGCACGCGCATAACCCCACGCCACCGCGTCGTGGCGCGCCGTGCCCCCGCGTTCCTGCCAAAGGCCGCCCAGAACCGGATACCGGGGGCCGTCCAGGTTGATGATAGGCACCAGTTGTTTGACGCGTTCGGGACCGATCCATTCCGTCTTTACACCTTGCAGCGCGTTGGCATGGGCCGTGCGCTGGTAGCCGCGGATCTCGTGCTGGGTCTGTGCCAGCATGATGACACCGCGCGGGCTGAACATGATGTTGTAGTTCAGCTCCTGGCTCAGGTCCTCGTAAAGGCTGCGCGCTTTCTCGTAGATCGCGGCAGACGGGTCTTGCAGATAGTTCGAACGGATGATCGTCGTGTTGCGGCCGGTATTGCCGCCGCCCAGCCAGCCTTTTTCGATAACCGCGACATTCTGGATGCCATAGTTCTTGCCAAGGTAATACGCGGTCGCCAGACCATGACCGCCAGCACCAACGATGATGACGTCATAACGCTTCTTGGGTTCGGGTGAGCGCCAGGCGCGCTCCCATCCGGTGTGATAGCGCAGAGCTTCCCGCGCCACAGCAAAGGCTGAATAGTGTTTCATGTGCGAATCCATCCGGTTCGGTGATTGGGCGCAGATATGCCGTGTGAGTGCATATTAGCCCTGCCGTGCAACGCCGCAATATAGCACTATTGCGACATGTCGCTCATTCGCGGCCATTTGTCCCTTTTGTCGGACGCCTCACAGGTCTAAGTCAGGGCAGCATCCTCGGAGGGACCATGACGTTCTGGGTTCTGATTTTTCTTGTCGCGCTGCTGATCGCAGCTTTTCTCAGCTTTACCCTGCTGCGCAAACGCCGTGGGGATGAACCCGCGGCCGCATACGATCTGCGGGTTTATCGCGAACAGTTGGCCGGTGTGGATCGGGATCTGGCGCGCGGGGTCATTGGCGAGGCCGACGCGGAACGGGTGCGCACGGAAATTTCCCGTCGCATTCTGGCCGCAGATGACCAGATGAAGAAAGAGGGCGCCGGCGCCGGGCCTTCTCGTACCGTTTCAGCGTTGTCGATCCTGGCCATCTCGCTGCTTCTGATCGGTGGCGCATTGGCGATGTATCATCGCACCGGGGCCGTCGGATTGCCCGATATGCCGCTGACCGCACGGTTGGAACTGGCCAAGGAAGTGCGCGCCAACCGGCCATCCCAAAGCGCCGCGGAAGAGCTGGCGACCCCGCCCCAACCTGCGCAGCTGGACGAAAGCTATGCGAACCTGCTGAAGCAGTTGCGTGAAACGGTTGCGAACCGGCCGGATGATTTGCAAGGCCAGATGTTGCTGGCGCAACACGAGACGAATGCGGGCAACTTCAAGGATGGGTACACCGCGCAGCAAAAGGTGATCGAGCTGTCCGAAGACAGCGCCACGGCTGATACCTATGCGGACCTGGCTGAAATGATGATTCTGGCCGCAGGTGGGTATGTCTCACCCGAAGCGGAACAGGCGCTGATCGAAGCGCTGAACCGTGACCCCCGTCACGGCCCGGCGCGCTATTATTGGGGGCAGATGCTGGCCCAGATCGGGCGGCCGGACCTTGCCTATCGCATGTGGGTCGAAACGTTGCAGGATTCCCCCGCAGGTGCGCCCTGGGCCGAAGCAATTCGGGCTCAGATCGACGAACTCGCCTTTCGGGCCGGCGTTTTCAATGCACCGGATTTGAGCACCGCACCCGGCCCCAGCCAGGAAGACATGGCCGCCGCCGCAGAGCTGAGCCCCGAAGAGCGGCAGCAGATGATTCAGGGCATGGTGGACCAGCTGTCTGATCGGCTGGCGGCAGAGGGCGGATCCCCCGAGGAATGGGCCCGCCTGATCGCGGCCTTGGGCGTTCTTGGCCAGGGTCAGCGCGCCATCGATATTCGCGATGAGGCCATGGAAGTCTTTGCCGGCGATTCAGAGGCGTTGCAGATCATCGATGCGGCGGCCCTTCAAGCCGGGATCGCTCAATGATCCATGACGCTATCGAAGAATTTGCAGCAGCCTTGCAACCGATGAGTGCCCTGATGGGGCTGGACCTTGGGGAAAAGACAATCGGCGTCGCCGTGTCCGACCGGATGCGCGGTGTCGCCAGCCCGCTGGAAACGGTACGGCGCAAGAAATTCACGCTCGATTCCGCGCGCCTGATCGAAATTGTCACCGATCGCGAGATCGGGGGCATCTTGCTGGGCCTGCCCAAGAACATGGATGGCAGCGAAGGACCAAGATGCCAGTCAACGCGGGCATTTGCGCGCAATTTGTCCCGCCTGACCGATCTGCCCATCGGGTTTTGGGACGAACGGCTCAGTACCGTTGCGGCAGAAAAAGCACTACTTGAGGCGGATACGACACGAAAACGTCGCGGACAGGTTATTGATCACGTTGCGGCCAGCTATATCTTGCAAGGCGCGCTGGACAGGCTGCGCTTTTTGTAACGGGTCGGAGACCAGTGATGACAAGTATGGTTTGGAAAAGGAATGAGGTCGAAAGCCCTTGTGTCCAGATCTGTGTCGTTCACCCGACTGAACGCATCTGTACCGGCTGCTATCGCACGATTGACGAAATCACCCGTTGGTCCAAGATGGACAGCAGCGAACGCGCCGAAATCATGGAAGATCTACCAACCAGAAAGCCGCGCCTCAGCAAACGCCGAGGCGGGCGTGCAGCGCGCATAAACGGTTCCTGAAGTCAGCCAGCCTGCTTTGGGGACGTATCCCTGTGGTCATTGGATTCGTCGCGGGCCGACCTGTTTGTGTCTTGCCCGCGCAGCTCTGACTCGAACAGAGCTGCGATTTCGGATCTGCTTGTTTTTGCAGTCCCGTATTTTTTCGCTGCACGTCGGACACACTTCGTGCCGGTCTTGTCCGCCTTGAATACTGGCGTCTTGCGTGCCGCAAATCTTTCCATCAATAACCTAAATGTCATCGCAAACTTCCCGCTTCCAATAACTGTGCCGCCGCGGGCCGAGTTCGAGCTCCTAAAAGGGGCCAGCTCATGAACGCATCTGTTCAACGTGAGTGGAGGCCCGCAGCGACACGGCGTAGGTAAGGGTATTTCCGGTCAGATTTAGGGGGAAAACACGCGGTTTTTGGTCCGTGTTGACCTTAAGGTCAGATATTCCACGGAAAAACCCACCAGTTCCCTTACGTCACAATTCTTGACCGGCACGGTATCAAGACCGGTTTCAAAACATGTGGAGAGTTTCGTTTCGCGAAACAAGCCAATCAGATTAGGTCAATTTGCGCTCAAAGGTGCTTTGTTCTGACCAGAGAACAAAGCACGCAAGCCGTTCGTTGGCAGCAAGATCACAAGATGGAGGTTGGGGCGCAGAGCAGGTCCTTACCCGGCGGCCAACCAGGTTTTGGCGTTTTCGATTTCCTCGGACGGAAAGAACTGAGTCCGAGTGCCCAAGACATGACTGGCGACACGTTGTGCCATGTGCTGCCAGCTTTTGTCCCCGACGATGGCCGCGCGATCCAGTTGCCCGATATGGCGGCTGGACAGACGAAAATGTGCCGCAAGAGCGGACAACCCCTGCCAGCCATCAAATTCCCGCAGGTCGATCAGCAACCGAAACCCGGACCGGTCATGCAACAAAGCGTCCAGGTCGCGCTCGGCCTGCTTGTACTCCTCCGGGTCCAGTTTTCCCAAAAGGCTGATCTGCACGCATGGGCCCTCAAGATCGGTCACGTGAATGGACCCCAGCGACTCGCGCATCCAGCGGCGCGCGGCCTCAAGCTCGGCCAATTCAAAGACCTGAACCGGGCACGGCAGGATCGGGGCCGCCAGTCGGATGCTGGTTTGCACCCAGCCCTGATCGGCAACAACCGCGATCCGGTCAAACCCCCGCCAGTGGCTGAGCCCCAGCTTGGTGTCGGACCAGGCCGCACCCAAATCATACCCCTTGAACTCCGGCTGCACGATAGCCAGCAGCCGAACGGAATCGTGTTCGGTGAGCGCCGCTTCGATCGCAGGAACCAAGATGTCCGCGTAGTCGGCGCTGGTGACCTGCCCCGACAACTCGACTTCAATCAACGCACCATCAGAATTCGTATGGACCGTAATCATCGGTCAAAACCTCCAAAGCCAAACAATGACAGGAGGTTAAGAGGATTCGATCCATTCCGCCACACCCCCGGCGCATTCCGGGCGGAAATAGGCGATCATCCGTCCATCCGGCCCAGCGTTTGCCGTGTCTGCCCAAGGGGCAACCCCGTGCAGGCAATGGCGGTGCAACACGTAAGCCTCGCCCGGTTTTGCAGGCAGTTCGATTCGCGGGCAGGTTTCGAAAACCTCGCGACGGGCGGATTGGTAGATATCCGTTATATCGATTTCATGCAGACGCTCTTGTGGCTTCCCCGCAAGGGCGCGCCTGAACGCCGCGCCCAGGATATGATGGCTGCCCTCCCACAACACCATGGGCGAGGCATCCGGGCTGGCCTCGGTCAGCGGTATGCCCAAAATCCAGGCATGCGGTTCATCGACCCGGCGGCGGCGATCCGGCCCCATTGGGCGCAAGCCATCCACATGGGCCGCGTCCCGATTTCTGCGATACCGCGCGGCGGCTTCGTTTTCCCCCCGACGCGGGCGTGGATATCCCGGATGCATGACCGAGACTTGGCCTTTGTGAAGCGGCAACTGCCCATAACGCCCAGCAATGAATGACATGGCGGTTCCTGCCAAAGGCCCCGAACGGCCAACCCTGCCCTGCGCGTCATTGGGCAACGCGTCAACACCGATGAACCACGTCCCGTCACAATCCAGCCAGTCAGCATGGGCCGGGTCCGTTACCGAGGCCCGTGCGGCAGGCAGCGCATGGCCCACCCAGGCCGCAAGCACTGGATCATAGGGGAATTTCACCCACCCCCTGACGTCAAAATCCTTCACAAACCCACCGCCTTGCGCAGCATATTGAGCGCCACCAGCGTAAGGAACACGGCGAACACGCGCTTCAAGGGTTTCGGATCCATCGCATGGGCCAGCTTCACCCCCCAGGGCGCGGTGATCATCGTCATTGCCACGACGATACCGAAGGCCACCAGATTGACCGCCCCAATGGTCAGCGGAGGCCGGTGTTCCGGTGCGATATCCAGAAACAAAAAACCGATGACCGAGGGGACGGCGATGATCACACCAAACCCGGCGGCGGTTGCAACGGCGCGGTGGATCGGCGTGTTGTACAGGCTCATCAGCGGCACACCAAAACTGCCGCCGCCTATTCCCATCAGAACCGAAAGAAACCCGACCGCAGGAGACAGGATGGCCCGCTTCAACCCACCGGGCATGACATCACCCAGCCGCCATTCCGAACGACCCAGCCCCAGATAGGCCCCGATCACCATTCCCAATATGCCAAACAGTGCCTGCAAGGCCTCGGTGCGCAGGGCCGAGGCAACCAGAACCCCGATGATCGCACCGACGACGATCCCCGGGCCCCAACCGCGCAGGATATCCCAATCCACCGCACCCTTCTTGTTGTGCGCAAGAACGGATCGGACCGACGTCACGATGATCGTTGCCAGCGACGTGGCCAGACACAGTTGCATCAACTGCGGACCGCCGTAGCCAAGAGTTTGAAACGCATAGAAAAAGGCGGGCACCAAGACGATTCCACCGCCGACCCCCAGCAATCCGGCAAGTACGCCGGCCAGCGCTCCGATCACAAGCAAAAGGCCCAGCATCTGGGCCAGCAACATCGTCTCGGGCATCGTTCCCCCTGCCGCTTAAACTTCTGCCATAGGCGCCACTTGATCCAGCGCCCGCAGCATCACCTCGGGTCCGGCCCCATCCTGCACGGCCCCTTCCGACAAGGCGCGCCGCCATGCGCGGGCTCCGGGACGACCCGCGAAAAGGCCCAACATATGACGCGTGATCTGGTGCAAACGACCGCCATTGGCAAGGTGCCTTTCTACATAAGGCACCATGTGTTGAACGATCTCGAACGGATCACGCGTTTTTCCGGTACCAAAGATGCGTCGGCCAGCATCCGACAGGACATCGCCCGGCTGATGGTATGCGGCCCGACCGATCATCACGCCATCAAGACCGGCTTCCAGATGAGAGGCTGCCTCGTCCAGCGTGTTGATGCCGCCATTGATCGATATGTGAAGATCCGAAAACTCATCCTTCATCCGATGCACAAGGTCATAGTCCAAAGGCGGAATATCCCGGTTTTCCTTGGGGCTCAGCCCCTGCAACCACGCCTTGCGGGCATGGATCGTCACCCTTTGGCACCCTGCCGCGCTGATGTGCCCAAGAAATGCGGGCAATACTTCTTGGGGCTCTTGGTCATCGACCCCGATGCGGCATTTAACGGTGACGTCCACGTTCACCGCTTCGCGCATGGCAGTCACGCAGTCGGCAACGCGGGCCGGGTCTTTCATCAAAACCGCGCCGAAAGTGCCGGATTGAACACGATCCGACGGGCAGCCGCAGTTCAGATTGATCTCATCATACCCGGCCTCAGCCCCCAAACGCGCGGCCTGTGCCAGTTCTTCCGGGTCAGAGCCGCCGAGTTGCAAAGCAACCGGGTGTTCTTCAGGAGAATGGTCCAACAGATGCACCGCCCCGCCCCGCACCAGCGCCGGCGCTGTCACCATCTCGGTATACAGCAACGTTTCCGCGCTGAGCAGCCGATGAAAATAGCGACAGTGGCGATCTGTCCAATCCATCATGGGTGCCACGCTTAAACGCGCAGCCTGTGTTGCCTTGCCTGTCACAGCAACGCCTCCGTCCTGCTATGTTTCGAAATCCGATGGCCTGTCAGTGGTCTTGCCCACCCGAATCAAGTCAAAAAGCCCTAACACATTCCTCTGACGGCGTCCCGACGGCGACCGTCGGGATTCAGCTGTTTCCGATCAGACAGCATATCGGCTCATCACCATCTGGACACTGCTTTCGATCGTTTCCGTCATCTCGGCTTCGCCAAGCGCCCCACCCGTAAACAGCAGCGGCCAGAAGGCGCGCGCCTTGATCAGGCCAATGAATTCGCGCCCGGCCCGTTCCGGGTCATCGATCCGAAGCTGCCCATCCTCTGCCGCATCCTTGAGCATGGCAATGAACGTCGCCGTCTTGTCCAGCTTGCCCTGAGCTTCCGCCGCAAGCGTCGGGTTGCGCAAGGTTTCGCTGATCACCATCCGGGCCATCGCAATAACATCGGGCCGCATCAGAATGCGCCCTTCGGCCCAGGCCAGTTCGGTCAGTTGCGTACGAATATCGCGACCTTTTTCATACCGGATTTCCAGCACTTCAGCAAAGCGACTGGACAATTCGACCACGATGGAGCGGAACAGGTTCTCTTTACTTTCAAAGTACTTGTACAACGTACGCTTGGACACTTCGGCCCGTGCTGAAATGCGGTCCATACTGGCCGCCGCAAAGCCCTTTTCCTGGAACTCGGCCACTGCAGCTTCGATGATCTGTGCGCGCTTGGACGCATTATGTGCGCTGCATTCGTTCATGTCAGAGCTATAGACCTGTTGACGCGCCTTGGTCAAACACTAGGTAAACGCAGAAGTTTACAGAGGCAAAATTATATGCCATGAGTAAACCCGCGAGTTTACCAATTGCGGAAACCAGCACCAACAGGAGACCCCCTCATCATGGCTCTTACACTGAACCTGAACGGCACGACCCACGAGGTTGATGCCGAACCCGGAACGCCTCTTCTCTGGGTGATCCGAGACGAACTGAAACTGACCGGCACGAAATTCGGCTGTGGCGTTGCATCCTGCGGGGCCTGCACCGTGCATCTGAACGGTGAACCCGTCCGTTCGTGCCAGACTTTCATTGAAGACGTCGACGGCGCCGAAGTCACGACCATCGAAGCTGTCGGTGACGACAGGATCGGCGCTGCCATACAACAGGCCTGGGTCGAGCTGGATGTCGTCCAGTGCGGCTACTGCCAGTCGGGTCAGGTGATGTCGGCTGTCGGGCTGCTGTCCGAGAACCCGAAACCGTCGGCTCAGGAGATTGACGAGTACATGTCCGGCAATGCCTGCCGCTGCGCCACCTATCAACGCATCCGCGCCGGTATCCAGCGCGCGTCTGAAATTCTGGAGGCCTGATCCATGACCATCAACACCTCTCGCCGTGGGTTTCTGAAAAGTGCCGCCGCTGCCGGTGCCGTCCTGCTGGTCGGCACCCGTCCGGACGGAGCACTGGCCGCGGCCTCGTCCGAGACCGCGCAGTTCAATCCATTTGTAAAGATCGATGCCGATGGCACCGTGACCGCCATCGTCAAACACTTTGAAAAAGGTCAGGGCCCAGCGACCGGCCTGCCGACGCTGATTGCCGAAGAAATCGGCCTGACCATGGACCAGATCGAATACGAGTTCGCCCCCTCGGATCCGAACGTTTACAACAACCTGCTGTTTGGTCCATTCCAGGGCACCGGCGGTTCGACCGCGATGGCGAATTCGTGGCTGCAATACCGTCAGGCCGGTGCTGCTGCGCGCGAGATGCTGATCAACGCCGCCGCGCAAAGCTGGGGCGTGGATGCATCCGCCATCACCATCGAAGACGGCATCGTCAAGGCAGGCGGCAAGTCGGCTCCGATCGCTGAGTTCGTGTCCGCTGCGTCGCAACTGGACGCTCCGGCAGAGCCGCGCCTGAAGGACCCGTCGGATTTCCGCCTGATCGGAAATGAGACGGTGCGCCGCAAGGATTCGGCAATCAAGGGCAACGGCCAGGCGATGTTTGCCATGGACGTTCACCTGCCCAACCAGATGGTCGCCATGATCAAACGCCCCGAAGCGAAGGGCGGCATCGCCCTGGGTTTTGATGACAGCGCATCGAAAGAGGTCAAAGGCTATATCAGCGCCGCGGTTCTGCCCAATCAGGCCGGTGTCGCGGTTTATGCCGAAAACACCTGGGCCGCGATTCAAGCACGCGATGCGCTTGAGGTCGAGTGGGACATGTCCGGCGCGGAAACCCGCAACTCGGACCAGATCAAGGCCGAGATCATGGCCGCGCTGGAGGCGGAGCCCACGTATAACGTGAACAAGGCGGATTTTGCAGCTGTGGCAGCCGCCATCGACGGCGCGGACAAGGTCGTTGAAAAAACGTTCTACTTCCCACTGCTGGCCCATGCCCCGATGGAGCCGCTGAACTGCACGATCGAGCAAACAGCCGATGGGGACATCGTTCTGCATGACGGGGCGCAAATGCCGACGGGGCCACATATGGCCTACCAGCAGATCTTTGGCCTGCCCGCCGAGAAGATTCACATCAAAACCATGCTGGCTGGCGGGTCGTTCGGGCGCCGCGCCACCCCGGATGCGGATTACCAGGTCGAGGCCGCCCTGGCCTTTGTCGTCACTGACCGCTCGCGCCCGGTGAAACTGGTCTGGACGCGCGAAGACGATATCCGCAGCGGGTATTACCGCCCCGCCTTTGGCCACAAGGTCCGGGTCGGGCTGGATGCCGATGGCAAAATCGTCGGATGGCAGCATCAGGTAGCTGGCCAATCAATCATGAAAGGCACGGCCTTCGAGGCCTTCGCAGTGCATGACGGGGTCGACCACAGCTCGGTCGAAGGTATCGCGGACAGCCCCTACCAGATTCCGGGAATGGCGCTGGGTTTAACAGATACGCCCAAGGCAACCTCGGTACTATGGTGGCGCTCGGTGGGGCACACCCACACGGCCTATACGATGGAAACCATGATGGATCTGGTGGCCCAATCGGCAGGGCGCGATCCGGTGGAATTCCGTCTGGCCCATCTGTCCGACAGCAGCAACGCGGACCAGCAGCGAAAAGCCGCTGTTTTGAAGCTGGCGGCCGAAAAGGCAAACTGGGGCAATGCGCCAGAAGGTCGGTCGCAGGGGATTGCCGTTCACAAGT contains:
- the dusA gene encoding tRNA dihydrouridine(20/20a) synthase DusA → MMDWTDRHCRYFHRLLSAETLLYTEMVTAPALVRGGAVHLLDHSPEEHPVALQLGGSDPEELAQAARLGAEAGYDEINLNCGCPSDRVQSGTFGAVLMKDPARVADCVTAMREAVNVDVTVKCRIGVDDQEPQEVLPAFLGHISAAGCQRVTIHARKAWLQGLSPKENRDIPPLDYDLVHRMKDEFSDLHISINGGINTLDEAASHLEAGLDGVMIGRAAYHQPGDVLSDAGRRIFGTGKTRDPFEIVQHMVPYVERHLANGGRLHQITRHMLGLFAGRPGARAWRRALSEGAVQDGAGPEVMLRALDQVAPMAEV
- a CDS encoding TetR/AcrR family transcriptional regulator, giving the protein MNECSAHNASKRAQIIEAAVAEFQEKGFAAASMDRISARAEVSKRTLYKYFESKENLFRSIVVELSSRFAEVLEIRYEKGRDIRTQLTELAWAEGRILMRPDVIAMARMVISETLRNPTLAAEAQGKLDKTATFIAMLKDAAEDGQLRIDDPERAGREFIGLIKARAFWPLLFTGGALGEAEMTETIESSVQMVMSRYAV
- a CDS encoding (2Fe-2S)-binding protein, which codes for MALTLNLNGTTHEVDAEPGTPLLWVIRDELKLTGTKFGCGVASCGACTVHLNGEPVRSCQTFIEDVDGAEVTTIEAVGDDRIGAAIQQAWVELDVVQCGYCQSGQVMSAVGLLSENPKPSAQEIDEYMSGNACRCATYQRIRAGIQRASEILEA
- a CDS encoding xanthine dehydrogenase family protein molybdopterin-binding subunit — its product is MTINTSRRGFLKSAAAAGAVLLVGTRPDGALAAASSETAQFNPFVKIDADGTVTAIVKHFEKGQGPATGLPTLIAEEIGLTMDQIEYEFAPSDPNVYNNLLFGPFQGTGGSTAMANSWLQYRQAGAAAREMLINAAAQSWGVDASAITIEDGIVKAGGKSAPIAEFVSAASQLDAPAEPRLKDPSDFRLIGNETVRRKDSAIKGNGQAMFAMDVHLPNQMVAMIKRPEAKGGIALGFDDSASKEVKGYISAAVLPNQAGVAVYAENTWAAIQARDALEVEWDMSGAETRNSDQIKAEIMAALEAEPTYNVNKADFAAVAAAIDGADKVVEKTFYFPLLAHAPMEPLNCTIEQTADGDIVLHDGAQMPTGPHMAYQQIFGLPAEKIHIKTMLAGGSFGRRATPDADYQVEAALAFVVTDRSRPVKLVWTREDDIRSGYYRPAFGHKVRVGLDADGKIVGWQHQVAGQSIMKGTAFEAFAVHDGVDHSSVEGIADSPYQIPGMALGLTDTPKATSVLWWRSVGHTHTAYTMETMMDLVAQSAGRDPVEFRLAHLSDSSNADQQRKAAVLKLAAEKANWGNAPEGRSQGIAVHKSFGSYAAEVVEISGDPESGIKIEKVTCAVDCGIAVNPDVVRAQMEGGIGYGIGHVMRDQITLTSGAVDQYNFPDYEPLRIGDIAAIDVHIVPSAEAPTGVGEPGTPPSAPALANAINALSGVHVAQLPMEAHGVSFA